A section of the Carassius carassius chromosome 17, fCarCar2.1, whole genome shotgun sequence genome encodes:
- the kcnj3b gene encoding G protein-activated inward rectifier potassium channel 1, translated as MSALRKKFGDDYQVVTTSSSGGAFNQAAPEKKKKRQRFVDKNGRCNVQHGNLGGETSRYLSDLFTTLVDLKWRWNLFIFILTYTVAWLFMASMWWVIAFIRGDLNQVHDDKYTPCVANVHNFPSAFLFFIETEATIGYGYRYITDKCPEGIILFLFQSILGSIVDAFLIGCMFIKMSQPKKRAETLMFSEHAAISMRDGKLTLMFRVGNLRNSHMVSAQIRCKLLKSRQTPEGEFLPLDQLELDVGFSTGADQLFLVSPLTICHVIDSKSPFYDLSLRSMQTEQFEIVVILEGIVETTGMTCQARTSYTEDEVLWGHRFFPVISLEEGFFKVDYSQFHGTFEVPTPPHSVKEQEESLLLSSPLTAPSLCHSTGGVTEGSGTLEGLELQSDAETGSINIATPMPTTKMPAKLQKLTGREAPIRDGMPRKLLRMSSEISYNLGDLPFKLQRISSAPGVAEERLQPISAVLSPNEDRLATKLGLVGGAEPISQSVTDLPPKLQRLAGGVGVGGVGIGGRMDGHLPPKLRKMHSERFTGLSLK; from the exons ATGTCAGCGTTGCGGAAAAAATTTGGGGATGATTATCAAGTGGTGACCACTTCGTCCAGCGGCGGTGCGTTCAACCAGGCGGCCCCCGAGAAGAAAAAGAAACGTCAGCGCTTTGTGGACAAGAACGGCCGCTGTAACGTCCAGCACGGGAACCTGGGAGGAGAGACCAGCCGGTACCTGTCGGACCTGTTCACCACGCTCGTGGACCTCAAATGGCGCTGGAATCTATTCATCTTCATCCTTACCTACACGGTGGCGTGGCTCTTCATGGCTTCTATGTGGTGGGTCATTGCCTTTATACGTGGAGACCTGAATCAGGTCCACGATGACAAGTACACACCGTGCGTGGCCAACGTCCACAACTTTCCCTCCGCTTTTCTGTTCTTCATCGAAACTGAGGCCACTATCGGATACGGTTACCGCTACATTACAGACAAGTGTCCAGAAGGTATCATTCTCTTCCTCTTCCAGTCGATCCTAGGCTCTATAGTGGACGCTTTTCTGATCGGTTGCATGTTCATCAAGATGTCCCAGCCGAAGAAACGCGCAGAGACGCTGATGTTCAGCGAGCACGCGGCTATTTCCATGCGTGACGGCAAACTGACCCTGATGTTCCGAGTGGGGAACCTGCGGAACAGCCACATGGTCTCCGCGCAAATACGCTGCAAACTACTCAAA TCCCGCCAGACTCCTGAAGGTGAGTTTTTGCCTCTGGATCAACTGGAGCTGGATGTTGGTTTCAGTACTGGAGCCGACCAGCTTTTCTTAGTGTCCCCTCTGACGATCTGCCATGTGATCGACTCCAAGAGCCCATTCTATGACCTCTCGCTCAGGTCCATGCAAACAGAGCAATTTGAGATTGTGGTTATCTTAGAGGGGATCGTGGAGACCACCG GTATGACATGCCAAGCTCGTACTTCGTACACGGAGGACGAGGTTCTGTGGGGTCACCGATTCTTCCCGGTAATTTCCCTGGAGGAGGGTTTCTTCAAAGTCGACTATTCGCAGTTTCATGGCACTTTTGAGGTTCCCACACCTCCGCACAGCGTTAAAGAACAAGAGGAGAGTTTGCTCCTGTCATCACCTCTGACAGCGCCCTCTCTGTGCCACAGCACAGGTGGGGTGACGGAGGGCAGCGGAACTCTTGAAGGTCTGGAACTTCAGAGCGATGCAGAAACTGGCTCCATCAATATAGCAACCCCCATGCCAACTACCAAAATGCCTGCCAAACTTCAGAAGCTTACGGGCCGGGAGGCCCCCATTCGGGACGGAATGCCCCGCAAGCTTCTGCGCATGAGTTCAGAGATATCCTACAACCTGGGTGACCTGCCCTTCAAACTCCAGCGAATCAGCTCAGCTCCAGGCGTGGCAGAAGAGAGGCTTCAGCCAATCAGTGCTGTGCTGAGCCCCAATGAGGACAGACTGGCTACCAAGCTGGGCTTGGTGGGCGGGGCTGAACCCATCAGCCAATCGGTGACAGATCTGCCACCCAAACTGCAAAGGTTGGCAGGAGGGGTCGGGGTGGGTGGAGTCGGAATCGGAGGACGAATGGATGGTCATCTGCCTCCCAAACTGAGAAAAATGCATTCAGAGAGGTTCACAGGCTTGAGTTTAAAATGA